A genomic window from Trueperella bialowiezensis includes:
- a CDS encoding phage tail protein has protein sequence MADSSFGLKIGLEGEREFKRAITDINREMRVLGSEMKLVASQFDKNDQSASALTARNQVLSKEIDAQKSKIETLRAALDNSAASFGENDSRTKNWQIQLNNAQAVLNGLEKELADNNSQLDSFADHTDEAGDDAADAAKDASKLEDAVDELGGELDDTAGKTRTFGDVLKANLASEAIVAGVKGIVSAVAGVAKGFASAMKDGVEYNARMEQYTTSFTTMLGDQAKAQQLVNDLKVEAARTPFGMEDLAKNTQTLMAFGISADEAQLRLKQLGDISQGDAVKLESLTLAFAQMSSTGKLTGQDLNQMINAGFNPLEEISRKTGKSIGELKEEMGKGAISAEMVADAFASATSEGGRFYGAMDAQSKTFSGQLATLEDGVANLKGLLATGLSESLAGTVLPMVNGWVDELTAAFEQGGTPALLDTLGDVLQEALTFIAEQLPVVVESGMSILLALIEGIIEVLPSLAETAVQLVTALVEALIEALPLLLEAAIEVIATLATGIGEALPELIPAAVEMITTLVTSLVENLPLLLDAALQLIMGLAEGLIAALPVLIESLPQIIRAIIDFLVAAIPQLIDTGIRLLTALVDALPQIISAIVAVLPQIVSAIVDGIIRLVGQVAKAGVRLLTALISELPQIISTVVSGVGQLLESILRALAGGVSRMASAGADLVRGLWNGIQSLAGWLWDKVSSWCSDIWDGILGFFGIHSPSKEMAWVGHMLTEGLADGITATGKQAVDAAHDMASDTLAAMTTLTEGITVPVTTTVDPVRVPDIELAPMTAHTSQAFSDSRSGSGVDVASVVDQTTRRVLQGLDIKVVLNDGTLVGKLAPGLNRQLARLSNHHSVLTGGVI, from the coding sequence ATGGCTGACTCCAGTTTCGGGCTCAAGATCGGGTTGGAAGGTGAGCGGGAGTTCAAGCGCGCGATTACCGATATTAACCGCGAGATGCGCGTGCTCGGCAGCGAGATGAAGCTGGTGGCCTCCCAGTTTGATAAGAACGACCAGTCTGCCTCGGCGTTAACGGCGCGCAATCAAGTTCTGTCGAAAGAGATCGACGCCCAAAAATCTAAGATCGAAACCCTTCGAGCAGCCTTGGATAATTCTGCTGCCTCCTTTGGTGAGAATGACTCGCGGACGAAGAACTGGCAGATCCAGCTCAATAACGCCCAAGCGGTGCTCAACGGGCTGGAAAAAGAACTCGCCGACAACAACTCCCAACTCGACAGTTTCGCTGACCACACCGATGAGGCCGGAGATGATGCGGCTGATGCGGCCAAAGACGCTTCCAAGCTCGAAGACGCGGTCGACGAGTTGGGTGGCGAACTCGACGACACTGCGGGCAAGACCCGCACGTTTGGTGATGTGCTGAAAGCCAACCTGGCCTCTGAAGCCATCGTGGCTGGGGTCAAAGGCATCGTGAGCGCTGTTGCTGGGGTAGCTAAAGGGTTCGCTTCAGCGATGAAAGACGGCGTGGAATACAACGCCCGCATGGAGCAATACACCACCAGTTTCACCACCATGCTTGGTGACCAGGCCAAAGCCCAACAACTGGTCAACGATTTGAAGGTGGAAGCTGCCCGTACACCGTTTGGGATGGAAGACCTCGCCAAAAACACCCAAACGCTGATGGCGTTCGGAATATCGGCTGATGAGGCCCAGCTACGCCTGAAACAGTTAGGTGATATTTCCCAAGGCGATGCAGTCAAACTTGAATCGTTAACGCTGGCGTTCGCGCAAATGAGCTCGACGGGCAAACTCACCGGGCAAGACCTGAATCAGATGATCAACGCCGGGTTCAACCCGTTAGAGGAAATCTCCCGCAAAACCGGCAAGTCTATCGGCGAGTTGAAAGAGGAGATGGGTAAAGGCGCGATCTCAGCCGAGATGGTCGCTGACGCGTTCGCTAGCGCCACCAGCGAGGGTGGCCGGTTTTATGGGGCGATGGACGCCCAATCGAAAACGTTTTCTGGCCAGCTCGCCACGCTAGAAGACGGGGTGGCAAACCTGAAAGGTCTGCTCGCTACCGGTCTGTCAGAATCGCTTGCTGGCACAGTGTTGCCGATGGTCAACGGCTGGGTCGATGAGCTCACGGCCGCGTTCGAACAAGGCGGCACACCCGCCTTGCTTGACACCCTCGGTGACGTGTTGCAAGAAGCGTTAACGTTTATCGCCGAGCAACTACCTGTGGTGGTTGAGTCGGGCATGTCGATCCTGCTCGCACTGATCGAAGGCATCATCGAAGTGCTACCCAGCTTGGCGGAGACTGCCGTTCAACTGGTGACCGCATTAGTGGAGGCGCTGATTGAAGCGCTGCCACTGTTATTAGAGGCGGCGATTGAAGTGATCGCCACGCTCGCGACTGGGATTGGCGAAGCGTTGCCGGAGTTAATCCCTGCAGCGGTGGAGATGATCACCACGCTGGTGACCTCACTGGTGGAAAACCTGCCGTTGCTTCTTGATGCCGCGTTGCAGCTAATCATGGGGCTAGCCGAAGGGCTCATCGCCGCCTTACCGGTGTTGATCGAATCGTTGCCACAGATTATTAGGGCGATTATTGATTTTCTGGTCGCAGCGATCCCGCAACTGATCGACACCGGCATCCGGCTATTGACCGCACTCGTCGATGCGTTGCCACAGATTATCTCAGCAATTGTCGCGGTCTTACCCCAGATCGTCTCGGCTATCGTGGATGGGATTATCCGCCTGGTAGGCCAAGTCGCCAAGGCTGGGGTGCGGTTGTTGACCGCGCTAATTAGTGAACTACCACAGATCATCTCCACCGTCGTTAGTGGTGTGGGCCAGTTGTTGGAGTCGATCCTGCGCGCCTTGGCAGGAGGCGTATCACGGATGGCCTCTGCCGGAGCTGATCTAGTGCGCGGGCTGTGGAACGGCATCCAATCACTTGCCGGATGGCTATGGGACAAGGTCTCCAGCTGGTGTAGCGATATTTGGGATGGCATCCTCGGCTTCTTCGGCATCCACTCCCCGTCCAAGGAAATGGCCTGGGTGGGCCACATGCTCACCGAAGGGCTGGCCGACGGTATCACCGCCACCGGAAAACAAGCCGTGGACGCAGCACACGACATGGCAAGCGACACCCTCGCAGCCATGACCACGCTGACTGAGGGCATCACAGTCCCAGTCACCACCACGGTCGATCCAGTGCGCGTGCCCGACATTGAACTTGCGCCCATGACGGCACACACCAGCCAAGCGTTCTCTGATAGCCGTAGTGGGAGTGGGGTGGATGTGGCATCGGTTGTTGACCAGACCACTCGACGGGTGTTGCAAGGGTTGGATATCAAGGTGGTGCTCAACGATGGCACGCTGGTCGGCAAACTGGCTCCTGGCTTGAATCGTCAGTTAGCCCGGTTGAGTAACCATCACAGCGTGCTGACCGGAGGTGTCATCTAA
- a CDS encoding major tail protein, translated as MATIGLDKLYYATITEDPASGAETYGTPTQLAKAISAELSVELAEAILYADDGASEIVKEFKSGTLTLGVDDLGTEVAAALTGATVDTNGVLISTSEDNTTPVAIGFRAARSNGKYQYFWLYRVKFALPATTLATKADSITFSTPTIEGTILRRNKPDAKGRHPWKAEVTEGGPGVKAETITNWYKQVYEPATTTRASS; from the coding sequence ATGGCCACAATTGGTTTAGACAAGCTCTACTACGCCACCATCACCGAGGATCCCGCCAGCGGGGCAGAAACCTATGGCACTCCCACCCAGCTAGCGAAAGCAATCTCAGCCGAGCTCTCCGTCGAGCTTGCTGAGGCGATCTTGTATGCCGATGACGGGGCATCCGAGATCGTCAAAGAATTCAAATCCGGCACCCTCACCCTCGGGGTGGATGACCTGGGCACAGAGGTGGCTGCCGCGCTGACTGGTGCAACCGTTGACACTAACGGGGTGTTGATCTCGACCTCGGAAGATAACACCACACCGGTGGCGATTGGTTTCCGAGCCGCACGCTCGAACGGGAAATACCAGTACTTTTGGTTGTACCGGGTCAAGTTCGCGCTACCTGCCACCACGCTGGCGACGAAGGCTGACTCGATTACGTTTTCCACCCCGACGATTGAAGGCACGATCCTGCGCCGTAACAAACCCGACGCGAAAGGTCGTCACCCGTGGAAAGCCGAAGTCACCGAAGGCGGGCCTGGGGTCAAGGCCGAGACGATCACCAACTGGTACAAGCAGGTCTACGAACCTGCTACCACGACCCGGGCGAGCAGCTAA
- a CDS encoding HK97-gp10 family putative phage morphogenesis protein, producing the protein MARAQIKLPTAFIDALDAASAIVDTSAEDVLKAGAAVVEPRLRANLTAAIGQGVTPSRSTGQLLAALGTTSVKVNSRGEYNLKVGFAENRSDGRSNALIANVLEHGRSNQAARPFLAPTRNQTRKPATEAMKHTLTAAINQIAP; encoded by the coding sequence ATGGCACGCGCTCAGATCAAACTGCCCACCGCGTTCATCGACGCTCTCGACGCAGCAAGTGCCATCGTCGACACGTCCGCTGAAGACGTACTCAAAGCTGGGGCGGCCGTGGTTGAACCGCGCCTGCGAGCAAACCTGACCGCCGCCATCGGACAAGGCGTCACACCGTCGCGGTCAACCGGGCAACTCCTGGCCGCGTTAGGGACGACCTCAGTGAAGGTGAACTCTCGTGGTGAGTACAACCTGAAAGTCGGGTTTGCGGAAAACCGGTCTGATGGCAGGTCGAATGCGTTGATCGCCAACGTTCTCGAACACGGCCGCTCCAACCAAGCCGCCCGCCCGTTTCTAGCGCCCACCCGCAACCAAACCCGCAAACCCGCAACCGAGGCAATGAAACACACCCTCACAGCAGCCATCAACCAGATAGCACCATGA
- a CDS encoding phage head completion protein — protein MASIGSMHETIDLITPIPVRDQAGFTTTTDQIVASVRAYREVRHASAAWVNRAAFTKATVLFRIRTIPGLDISEEMEIATHDGRYVIDSVETLGRYVEILAHHTTAEGS, from the coding sequence ATGGCCAGTATCGGCTCCATGCATGAAACCATCGACCTCATCACCCCCATCCCAGTCCGTGATCAGGCCGGGTTCACCACGACAACCGACCAGATTGTGGCGTCGGTGAGGGCCTATCGGGAAGTCCGCCACGCGTCGGCTGCGTGGGTTAACCGAGCCGCCTTCACGAAAGCCACCGTTTTGTTCCGCATCCGAACAATCCCCGGCCTGGACATCAGCGAGGAGATGGAGATCGCTACCCATGATGGCCGCTACGTGATCGACAGCGTGGAGACACTCGGACGGTATGTCGAAATCCTCGCCCACCACACCACCGCTGAAGGGAGCTAA
- a CDS encoding head-tail connector protein gives MSTPTPQADLVALVKANLIVAHDEDDALIGSLVEAATSYAVAYQHLDDGHYDNQPMSGATRQAIVLLASHFYESRDGSTAGFWADKPEAAKAVWNAANTLLRLDREWKI, from the coding sequence ATGTCCACACCCACACCGCAGGCCGATTTGGTTGCGCTGGTGAAGGCGAACCTGATCGTGGCTCATGATGAGGATGACGCTTTGATTGGTTCGTTGGTGGAAGCTGCCACCTCCTACGCGGTGGCCTACCAACACCTCGACGATGGCCACTACGACAACCAGCCAATGTCAGGAGCGACCCGGCAAGCCATCGTGTTACTAGCGAGCCATTTTTATGAATCCCGTGATGGCTCGACGGCAGGGTTTTGGGCAGACAAACCCGAAGCAGCCAAAGCCGTATGGAACGCAGCCAACACTCTGCTGCGCCTTGATCGAGAATGGAAAATCTGA
- a CDS encoding phage major capsid protein: MSTVTISDLRIRRAEAWQKAKAFLDERRDTESGCLSAEDDQTYARMEADIERLTAEIARSERAERRDAELARATHMPLTSMPGLTTEDSQPQTGRASASYKRAFWDAMRLNASPLEVRNALSEGVDSEGGYLVPDEFERTLVQSLADQNVMRGLAKVIQTTSGDRKIPVVSTRGTAGWLDEGSPYTESDEVFSQVTLSAFKLGTFLKISEELLNDAAFDVESYLASEFARRIGAAEEEAFLVGTGSGQPTGIFTAHGGQVGVTAAKATDITADELIDLHYSLRAPYRKNAVWLMNDATVKTVRKLKDGQGQYLWQPALTAGSPDMILGKPVYTSAFVPEIKSGARTVAFGDLGYYWIADRQGRSFKRLNELFATSGQVGFLASQRLDGKLVLPEAVKVLTQKTGA; this comes from the coding sequence ATGTCTACTGTGACTATTTCTGACCTACGCATCCGCCGTGCCGAGGCATGGCAGAAAGCTAAAGCGTTTCTTGATGAACGCCGTGATACTGAGTCTGGCTGCCTGTCTGCCGAAGACGATCAGACCTATGCGCGGATGGAAGCTGACATTGAACGGCTCACTGCTGAGATCGCCCGTAGTGAGCGCGCTGAGCGTCGGGACGCGGAGCTGGCCAGGGCCACTCACATGCCGCTGACGTCCATGCCTGGCCTTACTACGGAAGATTCCCAGCCGCAGACAGGGCGAGCATCGGCCTCGTATAAGCGCGCGTTTTGGGACGCGATGCGACTCAACGCCAGCCCGCTTGAGGTACGCAACGCACTATCTGAAGGTGTCGATTCTGAGGGCGGCTATCTGGTACCAGATGAGTTTGAACGCACCTTGGTGCAATCGCTCGCGGATCAGAACGTGATGCGCGGTTTGGCGAAGGTCATTCAAACCACGTCCGGGGATCGTAAAATCCCGGTCGTGTCCACACGCGGCACGGCAGGCTGGTTGGATGAGGGCAGCCCGTATACCGAATCCGACGAAGTGTTTAGCCAGGTGACGCTGAGCGCGTTCAAGCTGGGCACGTTCCTGAAAATCTCCGAAGAGCTGCTCAATGATGCGGCCTTCGATGTGGAGAGCTATTTGGCCTCAGAGTTTGCTCGCCGGATCGGGGCGGCCGAAGAAGAAGCCTTCCTCGTGGGCACCGGCTCTGGTCAGCCGACCGGTATCTTCACCGCTCATGGCGGCCAGGTAGGTGTGACTGCGGCGAAGGCGACGGACATTACGGCCGATGAGCTGATCGACTTGCACTATTCTCTGCGGGCACCGTATCGCAAGAACGCAGTGTGGCTGATGAACGACGCCACCGTGAAAACCGTGCGCAAGCTCAAGGACGGTCAGGGCCAGTATTTGTGGCAGCCCGCGCTCACTGCCGGTAGCCCGGACATGATCCTCGGCAAACCGGTCTACACCTCAGCGTTCGTGCCGGAAATCAAGTCGGGTGCGCGCACGGTCGCCTTCGGTGACTTGGGCTATTACTGGATCGCTGACCGGCAAGGCCGCTCGTTCAAACGCCTCAACGAACTATTCGCCACCTCCGGCCAGGTCGGATTCCTTGCCTCTCAACGCTTGGACGGCAAACTCGTCCTGCCAGAAGCCGTCAAAGTGCTCACCCAAAAGACCGGAGCCTAA
- a CDS encoding head maturation protease, ClpP-related, protein MRRFWNWEPDGSTTDSPAGDPGRVLRINGVIAEESWFDDDVTPALFASELNAGSGDVTVWINSPGGDVVAAAQIYNMLLDYPGQVRVCIDGIAASAASVIAMAGSTVAMSPVSMLMIHNPATLAIGDRDELARAMAMLEAVKDSIINAYELKTGLSRAKLARLMDAETWMDAKAAIAMGFADDYLTGTTTKPTDPDDDEADDNETDPPDEDDDQHRQSLPVKENMRGGVVFSRRASEQRLVAHLADGSPPQSPPPAVPCGRRVVDLYAQLTNQPY, encoded by the coding sequence ATGAGGCGGTTTTGGAACTGGGAACCAGATGGTTCCACAACTGATAGCCCGGCTGGGGATCCTGGCCGGGTTTTGCGTATTAACGGGGTGATCGCAGAAGAATCATGGTTCGACGACGATGTCACCCCAGCCCTGTTCGCCTCCGAACTGAACGCCGGATCTGGGGATGTGACGGTGTGGATCAATTCCCCGGGCGGGGATGTGGTGGCTGCCGCGCAGATCTACAACATGCTGCTCGATTACCCGGGGCAGGTGCGGGTGTGTATTGACGGGATCGCAGCCTCCGCTGCTTCGGTGATTGCGATGGCAGGTTCCACGGTGGCGATGTCGCCGGTGTCGATGTTGATGATCCATAACCCCGCCACGCTAGCAATCGGTGATAGAGATGAGCTCGCCCGGGCCATGGCGATGCTGGAGGCGGTCAAAGACTCCATCATCAACGCCTACGAGCTCAAAACCGGCCTGTCGAGAGCCAAGCTCGCCCGGTTGATGGATGCCGAAACCTGGATGGACGCGAAAGCCGCCATCGCCATGGGGTTCGCCGATGACTACCTCACCGGCACCACCACTAAGCCCACTGACCCCGATGATGACGAGGCCGACGACAACGAAACCGACCCGCCTGATGAGGATGATGACCAGCATCGACAGTCGTTGCCGGTTAAGGAGAACATGCGGGGTGGTGTGGTGTTTTCCCGCCGTGCTAGCGAGCAACGCCTCGTCGCTCATCTTGCTGATGGATCACCACCCCAAAGCCCGCCACCTGCTGTGCCTTGTGGTCGGCGGGTGGTTGACCTGTACGCCCAGTTAACGAATCAACCCTACTAA
- a CDS encoding phage portal protein encodes MGFLNWLRGTKTRTTTDHAIGSSYSFLFGPTSSGRPVTERSAMQMTAVYSCVRILAEAIAGLPLHVYRREADGSKVKATDHSLYRLLHDEPNPEMTSFVFRETLMTHLLLWGNAFAQVIRNGLGEVIGLYPLMPNRMTVGRDLDTKQLYYEYQTSWDEPAGQWERVRLTPGDVLHIPGLGFDGLVGYSPIAMAKNAIGLAQATEDYGASFFANGAAPGGVLEHPGTIKDPSRVRESWQATFGGARNGNKVAVLEEGMKYTPISVSPEQAQFLETRKFQINEIARIFRIPPHMIGDLDKSSFSNIEQQSLEFVKYTLDPWVIRWEQAINKTLLSEREKPSVFVKFNVEGLLRGDYESRMNGYATARQNGWMSANDIRALENLDRIPEDQGGDVYLVNGNMLPLPMAGAYATTTTDPAADTDHAASPPPDDAAAQHSSERKR; translated from the coding sequence ATGGGCTTTCTGAACTGGCTACGCGGCACCAAAACCCGCACAACCACCGATCACGCTATCGGCTCTAGCTATTCCTTCTTATTTGGGCCGACATCGTCGGGCCGTCCCGTCACCGAACGTAGCGCGATGCAGATGACGGCCGTCTACTCGTGCGTGCGGATTCTAGCTGAAGCAATCGCCGGGTTACCGCTGCACGTTTACCGCCGAGAGGCGGATGGATCGAAAGTCAAAGCGACCGACCACAGCCTGTACCGGTTGTTGCACGATGAACCGAACCCGGAAATGACGAGCTTTGTGTTCCGCGAAACGTTGATGACGCACCTACTTTTATGGGGTAACGCGTTTGCTCAAGTGATCCGCAACGGGCTAGGCGAAGTGATCGGGTTGTATCCGCTCATGCCCAACCGGATGACGGTCGGCCGTGATCTGGACACCAAACAGCTCTATTACGAGTACCAAACCTCGTGGGATGAACCAGCAGGCCAGTGGGAACGCGTCCGGCTCACCCCTGGTGACGTGCTGCATATCCCAGGTCTTGGGTTTGATGGGCTGGTGGGCTATTCGCCGATTGCGATGGCGAAAAACGCTATCGGCCTCGCCCAAGCAACCGAAGATTATGGCGCGAGTTTCTTCGCTAACGGTGCCGCCCCAGGAGGCGTACTGGAACACCCAGGCACGATCAAAGACCCCAGCCGGGTGCGCGAATCATGGCAGGCCACATTCGGTGGAGCCCGCAATGGTAACAAGGTCGCGGTGTTGGAAGAAGGCATGAAATACACGCCGATTTCCGTCAGCCCAGAGCAAGCACAATTCTTAGAGACCCGTAAGTTTCAGATCAACGAGATCGCACGTATTTTCCGGATCCCACCGCACATGATCGGCGACCTCGACAAATCCAGTTTCAGCAATATTGAGCAGCAGTCGTTGGAGTTTGTGAAGTACACGTTGGATCCGTGGGTGATCCGATGGGAACAAGCCATCAACAAAACCCTGCTGTCGGAGCGCGAGAAGCCTTCGGTGTTTGTGAAGTTCAACGTCGAAGGCTTGTTGCGTGGGGATTACGAGTCACGGATGAACGGGTATGCCACTGCCCGCCAGAACGGGTGGATGAGCGCGAATGATATCCGCGCGTTAGAAAACCTCGACCGGATACCTGAAGACCAAGGCGGAGACGTCTACCTGGTCAACGGCAACATGCTCCCGCTCCCCATGGCAGGAGCCTACGCCACCACCACGACAGACCCGGCTGCCGATACAGACCATGCTGCTAGCCCGCCACCCGATGACGCTGCGGCACAGCACAGTAGTGAAAGGAAAAGATAG
- a CDS encoding terminase large subunit — MTAYTPTPFMAEGSTYDRRKADYAVAFIQALRHTKGRWAGKPFTLLPWQEKIVRDLFGTVKADGYRQFTTAYVEIPKKQGKSELAAGIALLLTCGDGEQAAEVYGCAADRQQASIVFEVAADMVRQSPALSKRVKILSSQKRIIYKPTNSFYQVLSAEAYSKHGFNISGVVFDELHTQPNRALFDVMTKGSGDARSQPLYFLITTAGTDTHSICYEQHQKADDILAGKKHDPTFYPVIYGADPDDDWTDEAVWAKANPSLGVTVPIEKVRAACNSARQNPAEENTFRQLRLNQWVKQSVRWMPMHVWNNNDAPVDLDELEGRPCYGGLDLASTTDITAFVLVFPPYGSDEKYQIAPWFWIPEDNLDLRVARDHVPYDLWQQQGFLDTTEGNVVHYAHIEHHIEQLGARFDIREIAYDRWGAVQMSQNLHDAGFTVVPFGQGFKDMSPPSKELMKLALEGKLAHGGHPVLAWMVDNIHVRTDPAGNIKPDKQKSTEKIDGVVATIMALDRAIRGGNTNTNSSVYDSRGLLVF; from the coding sequence ATGACCGCCTATACGCCGACACCGTTCATGGCCGAAGGCTCCACCTACGACCGACGCAAAGCCGACTATGCGGTCGCGTTCATCCAAGCCCTGCGCCACACCAAAGGAAGGTGGGCAGGCAAACCCTTCACGCTTTTACCGTGGCAGGAAAAGATCGTGCGTGACCTATTCGGCACCGTCAAAGCTGACGGATACCGCCAGTTCACTACCGCCTACGTCGAAATCCCCAAAAAGCAAGGCAAGAGCGAGTTAGCAGCCGGGATCGCGCTGCTGCTCACGTGTGGGGATGGTGAGCAGGCCGCCGAAGTGTATGGGTGTGCAGCAGACCGGCAACAAGCCAGCATCGTCTTTGAAGTGGCAGCAGATATGGTGCGCCAATCACCAGCCCTTTCCAAACGCGTTAAAATCCTGTCGAGCCAGAAGCGGATCATCTACAAACCTACCAACAGCTTCTACCAAGTATTGTCTGCTGAGGCGTACTCCAAGCACGGGTTCAACATCTCCGGCGTCGTCTTCGATGAGTTGCACACTCAGCCGAACCGGGCGCTGTTTGATGTGATGACGAAAGGATCAGGCGATGCCAGATCCCAGCCCCTCTACTTTTTGATTACGACGGCTGGCACCGATACTCACTCGATTTGCTATGAGCAGCACCAAAAAGCTGACGATATTCTCGCAGGCAAAAAGCACGACCCGACGTTCTACCCGGTCATCTACGGAGCAGATCCAGACGATGACTGGACAGACGAAGCTGTCTGGGCGAAAGCTAATCCCAGTCTTGGGGTCACCGTGCCAATCGAGAAAGTCCGCGCCGCCTGCAACTCTGCCCGGCAAAACCCTGCCGAAGAGAACACGTTTCGGCAGTTGAGGCTCAACCAGTGGGTAAAACAATCAGTGCGATGGATGCCCATGCACGTGTGGAACAACAACGATGCTCCAGTCGATCTAGACGAGCTGGAAGGCCGTCCCTGCTACGGCGGCCTCGATCTCGCCTCCACGACGGACATCACCGCGTTCGTGCTCGTCTTCCCACCCTACGGATCGGATGAGAAATACCAGATCGCGCCGTGGTTTTGGATCCCCGAAGACAACCTTGACCTTCGCGTGGCGCGTGATCACGTGCCCTACGACCTGTGGCAACAACAGGGTTTCTTGGACACCACTGAAGGTAACGTCGTCCATTACGCGCACATCGAGCACCACATCGAACAGTTAGGTGCCCGGTTCGATATCCGTGAGATCGCCTACGACCGGTGGGGTGCGGTACAAATGAGCCAAAACCTCCACGACGCAGGCTTCACCGTCGTCCCCTTCGGCCAAGGCTTCAAAGACATGAGCCCACCATCCAAAGAACTGATGAAACTCGCCCTCGAAGGCAAGCTCGCCCACGGCGGCCACCCCGTGCTCGCGTGGATGGTCGACAACATCCACGTACGCACCGACCCGGCAGGAAACATCAAACCCGACAAACAAAAATCCACCGAGAAAATCGACGGCGTCGTGGCCACCATCATGGCCTTAGACCGCGCCATTAGAGGCGGCAACACCAACACGAACAGCTCGGTGTATGACTCTCGTGGGCTGCTGGTGTTCTAA
- a CDS encoding DUF6900 domain-containing protein: MNKTTANQLLQIAKNHSFEIANRGDLDQRMNDSEDFIEVSVWGLKAMLAEAYKLGQQQAR, translated from the coding sequence ATGAACAAGACAACCGCCAACCAGCTGCTACAGATCGCGAAGAACCACAGCTTCGAGATCGCCAACCGAGGCGACCTCGACCAGCGGATGAACGACAGCGAAGACTTCATCGAAGTCAGCGTCTGGGGATTGAAAGCGATGCTCGCCGAAGCCTACAAGCTCGGCCAACAACAGGCCCGCTAA
- a CDS encoding Nmad4 family putative nucleotide modification protein, translating into MTTTKITTEELQRRVDSYGAVLAHGNYVLATFATWTKDEGFGNNAQVYRLIEEPINGFGPDTRGFNECGLELVTEADHLFADAGHAIAWTLTHI; encoded by the coding sequence ATGACCACAACGAAGATCACCACCGAAGAACTCCAGCGCAGGGTTGACTCCTACGGGGCGGTCCTCGCCCACGGCAACTACGTGCTCGCCACTTTCGCTACCTGGACGAAGGACGAAGGCTTCGGCAATAACGCGCAGGTCTACCGGCTGATCGAAGAACCAATCAACGGGTTCGGCCCAGACACGCGCGGTTTCAACGAATGCGGCCTGGAGCTAGTTACCGAAGCCGACCACTTGTTTGCTGATGCCGGACACGCGATTGCCTGGACGCTCACCCACATCTAA
- a CDS encoding cell division protein, translating into MSELHIEIGELIEAGINIYDTDEAYQEAKVRGYRLLPRLIERDPNGYLDLVFSWFDGEGVVAA; encoded by the coding sequence ATGAGCGAATTACATATCGAAATCGGTGAGCTGATCGAAGCAGGCATCAACATCTACGATACCGACGAGGCCTACCAGGAAGCGAAGGTGCGCGGCTACCGGCTCTTACCTAGGCTGATCGAACGGGATCCGAACGGCTATCTCGACTTGGTTTTCTCTTGGTTCGACGGTGAAGGCGTGGTGGCGGCATGA